In Pseudobythopirellula maris, a single window of DNA contains:
- a CDS encoding glycoside hydrolase family 127 protein, with protein MLKPRTRRAFALLLMVLSAPLQSDAQAPGAMASDYPIAPVPGPSVRFLDDFWRPRIDTNREKTIPYCFDKCEEYGRMENFRVASGESDAEWVGAYGFNDSDVSKVLEGAAYSLMTDRDSKLESYLDGLIELYAAAQEPNGYLYTYHTAGMKAPPIEQGICCFTEGEPWSRIDWGHQLYNLGHMYEAAAAHWQATGKPGLLDVSKKSAEHVLETFHEGGIELPPGHQEVELGLVKIYRVTGDKRYLDLAKWFLDLRGRATKDRDKNWGPYSQDDKPVVDQDEAVGHAVRAGYMYAAMTDVAVLSGDEDYERAVDRLWRDVVGTKMYLTGGVGATGHGEAFGRRYELPNLTAYNETCAAIAQCYWNHRMFLLHGDAKYIDVLEKVLYNGMLSGVSLDGERFFYPNPLSSDGSHERSPWFDCSCCPTNVCRFVPAIPGYAYAAKDDDLYVNLFVRGEADVAIRDAEIKVEQRTNYPWDGRVEIALSGLDAPRCVALKVRVPGWARNNAMPGDLYRFADEDAPAATFAVGDAEPRPVTDAIDRHGYLVVDREWADGDTLVLTLPMPVRRVSAHHRVEADRGRVALQRGPLVYCVEHPDAPEGDVAGLVVPAGAEFSTEFQADLLGGVETIRVTGQRVVDGDPQEASYAAIPYYAWAHRGKGEMAVWIAEKAGAAEPIKSPKNAE; from the coding sequence ATGCTTAAGCCCCGAACTCGCCGCGCTTTCGCGCTGCTGTTGATGGTCTTGTCCGCCCCGCTGCAATCCGACGCCCAGGCGCCAGGCGCCATGGCGAGCGATTACCCTATCGCCCCCGTGCCGGGACCCTCGGTGCGGTTCTTGGACGACTTCTGGCGGCCGCGGATCGACACGAACCGTGAGAAGACGATCCCCTATTGCTTCGACAAGTGCGAAGAGTACGGCCGGATGGAGAACTTCCGCGTCGCCTCGGGCGAGAGCGACGCCGAGTGGGTCGGCGCGTACGGCTTTAACGACAGCGACGTGAGCAAGGTGCTCGAGGGCGCCGCTTACAGCCTGATGACCGACCGCGACTCCAAGCTCGAGTCGTACCTCGACGGCCTGATCGAGTTGTACGCGGCGGCCCAAGAGCCGAACGGCTACCTGTACACGTACCACACGGCCGGCATGAAAGCCCCGCCCATCGAGCAAGGAATCTGCTGCTTCACCGAGGGAGAGCCGTGGAGCCGCATCGACTGGGGGCACCAGCTCTACAACCTCGGGCACATGTACGAGGCGGCCGCCGCCCACTGGCAGGCGACCGGCAAGCCGGGGCTGCTCGACGTCTCGAAGAAGAGCGCCGAGCACGTTCTCGAGACGTTCCACGAGGGGGGCATTGAGCTGCCCCCCGGCCACCAGGAGGTCGAGCTCGGCCTAGTGAAAATCTACCGGGTGACAGGGGATAAGCGTTACCTCGACCTCGCCAAATGGTTCCTCGACCTCCGCGGCCGCGCGACCAAAGACCGCGACAAGAATTGGGGGCCCTACAGCCAAGACGACAAGCCGGTCGTTGACCAGGACGAGGCCGTCGGCCACGCCGTGCGGGCCGGCTACATGTACGCGGCGATGACCGACGTGGCGGTGCTCAGCGGCGACGAAGACTACGAGCGGGCCGTCGACCGGCTGTGGCGTGACGTGGTCGGGACCAAGATGTACCTAACCGGCGGCGTCGGCGCCACGGGCCACGGCGAGGCGTTCGGGCGGCGCTACGAGCTGCCCAACCTGACGGCCTACAACGAGACCTGCGCCGCGATCGCCCAGTGCTATTGGAACCACCGCATGTTCCTGCTGCACGGCGACGCCAAGTACATCGACGTGCTCGAGAAGGTGCTCTACAACGGCATGCTGTCGGGCGTCTCCTTGGACGGCGAGCGGTTCTTCTACCCCAACCCGCTCTCGTCGGACGGCTCGCACGAGCGGAGCCCGTGGTTCGATTGCTCGTGCTGCCCGACGAACGTTTGCCGGTTCGTGCCGGCGATCCCCGGCTACGCCTACGCCGCTAAAGACGACGACTTGTACGTCAACCTGTTCGTCCGTGGCGAGGCGGACGTCGCGATCCGCGACGCGGAGATCAAGGTCGAGCAGCGGACCAATTACCCCTGGGACGGCCGGGTCGAGATCGCGTTGTCGGGTCTCGACGCCCCGCGGTGCGTGGCGCTCAAGGTCCGCGTGCCGGGCTGGGCCCGCAACAACGCCATGCCGGGCGACCTCTACCGGTTCGCGGACGAAGACGCCCCGGCGGCGACGTTCGCGGTCGGCGACGCCGAGCCGCGACCCGTTACCGACGCGATCGACCGGCACGGCTACCTGGTCGTCGACCGCGAATGGGCCGACGGCGACACGCTCGTGCTCACGCTGCCGATGCCGGTTCGGCGCGTCTCGGCGCACCACCGCGTCGAGGCCGACCGCGGCCGTGTCGCGCTGCAGCGCGGGCCGCTGGTCTACTGCGTCGAGCACCCCGACGCGCCGGAGGGCGACGTGGCCGGACTCGTTGTCCCCGCCGGCGCCGAGTTCTCCACCGAGTTCCAGGCCGACCTGCTCGGCGGCGTGGAGACGATCCGCGTGACGGGCCAGCGCGTGGTCGATGGCGACCCGCAAGAAGCCAGCTACGCGGCGATCCCCTACTACGCCTGGGCGCACCGCGGCAAAGGGGAGATGGCGGTCTGGATCGCCGAGAAAGCCGGCGCCGCGGAGCCCATCAAAAGCCCCAAGAACGCCGAGTAA